TTGGCCGGGTCCGCCGGGGCTAAGGCGAGCGAACCGAACGGCGCTAGACCTGCTTGAGCGCCTGGCCGAGGTCGCGGACCAGGTCCCCGACGTCTTCGAGGCCCACGGAGAGGCGCACCACGCCGTCGCTGAGCCCGATCGCCGCCCGGCCCTCCGGCCCCATGGCGCGGTGCGTTGTGGTGGCGGGATGGGTGATGAGGGACTTCGAATCGCCCAGGTTGTTGGAGATGTCGATGATCCGGAGCCCGTCCAGGAGCGCAAACGCGGCCTCCTTCGCCGAACGCCCGGCGGACGGCGAGAGCTCGAAGGTCAGCACGGTGCCGCCGGCCTTCATCTGCCGGGCGGCCAGCTCGTACTGCGGATGGGACGGCAGCAGCGGGTACTTGACCCAGCTGACCGCGGGCTGCTCCTGGAGCCATTCGGCCAGCCGCAGCGCGGAGGAGGAGGAGTGGTTCACCCGCAGGGCCATCGTCTCCAGCCCCTTGGTCAGCACCCACGCGTTGAAGGCCGAGAGCGCCGGGCCGGTGTGGCGCATGAGCTGTTTGACCGGTCCCTCGATGAACTCCTTGGTGCCCAGGATCGCGCCGCCAAGCACCCTGCCCTGGCCGTCGATGTGCTTGGTCCCCGAATACACGATCACATCCGCGCCAAGCTCACCGCAGCGCTGCAGCAGGGGAGTGGCAAAGACGTTGTCGACGACGACGGTCGCGCCGGCGGCATGCGCCAGTTCGCTCACGGCGGCGATGTCCACGATTTCCTGCATCGGGTTCGACGGCGATTCGAAGAAGACCGCCGTCGTCGGCTCCGAGAGCGCAGACCGCCACTGCTCCAGGTCCGGGCCGTCCACGAAAACCGTCTCGACACCCCAGCGGGGGAGGATCTCGTTGAGGATCACGAAGCACGAGCCGAACAGCGACCGGGCCGCGACGATGCGGTCGCCGGCGGCCAGCAGGGCGCCGAGCGCGGTGAAGACCGCGGACATGCCCGAAGCGGTGGCAAAACAGGCCTCGGTGCCTTCGAGCAGCCGGAGCCGCTCCTGGAAGGTGGCCACCGAGGGGTTGCCGTAGCGGGAGTAGACGAAGCGTTCGTCCTCGCCGGTGAAGGCGCGCTCCGCGGCGGCCGCGGATTCGTAGACGAAGCCGGAGTTCAGGAAGATCGGCTCGGTGGTTTCCTGGAAGCCGGTGCGGTCGAGGCCGCCGCGGACAGCCTGGGTGTCGGCGCTCCAGCCGGCGGCATCAGGGTTGAAGGTCACTTAGTGCTTTCCAAGGTTGGTGGGCAGGCCGCGGTTCTTCCAGCCGTTCACGGTGCGTTCGCCGTGGCGGTCCGGTGCGCCTTCGAAGCCCTCGAGGACGTTGTAGGAGGTGAAGCCGGCCTCCGTTGCTGCGAGTGCCGCGGCGACGGACCGGGCGCCCGAACGGCACAGGAAGACCAGCTCGGTTCCTCGGCCTTCCGGGGCCTGCTGTTTCAGCTGCCGCGTTAGCTGTTCGATGAACTGCGAATTGGGGATCCCGCCGGCCAGATTCCACTGGATGAAGAGCGGATCGTTCCGTCGTTCGCCCGCGGCCGCGGTGTCTGGGATGCCGATGTGGGCCCATTCGGCCTCGGTGCGGACGTCCACCAGGAGGGCGCCGTCCTCGAGCTTGGCCCAGGCCTCCTGCGGGCTGAGGTCTCCGGCGTAGCTCACGCGTGGCCCTCGCCGTCGAACTCGAGATCATCCACGGCGTTGGCGACGGCGGCATCGGCGCTGGCGATAGCTGCCGGCAGCACCACGGCCTGGGCCACGATGACGCTGCTGCCGTTGAACGTGGCGGCGGGGCTGCCGTGCAGCACATAGCCCTCGGCGAGGGCGGCCGAGACGCGCTCGCAGAATGCCCGGTCGTCGGGGCCGGTGAACAGGCGGTACGCCAGTTTCTCCTCGGCGGTACCGGGGACTGCGGGGGCTGGGGCTGGTGCTGTAGTGGGGACAGCGGGGGCGGACGCGTCAGGCACGACGGATCTCCTTCTCTTTCACGCTTGCAGCTCGAATGGTCGATATGCCGAGTATTCACCTGAGGCACCCCGCCGCGAAAGGGAGGGTTGCCGACCGGCCAGTCAGGGCTTGGCACCGGTTCTCATTACTCACCCAAAAACGTAGCACCTGTGACGTTGGCCCGCATCGCCGCCGTCGTCATGTTAAGTAACGGCGGACCGGGTACCGGCCGCCAGACCTGAGTACCCCGTGCCCGGGCGGCCCACTCCGGCCTCCGCAATTACGAGTACCCGCTACTCGGGCTTTCCGACAGACCCCTCGCCTTTACTAAAGGGGCACGTCCAAGAGTGCCCAGAAGGTCTCATGAAGCACGAAACTCGCCGGGGGGCAATTCCACATGGTGTCGATCCACGTACCGCGCCCGTCCATCATTGGTCGCCCCCTGGGACGGCCATGAAGCCCCGGGTTCTGCTCACCGGCGCCGGCGGTTCCGCGGGCCGGGCCCTGGCAGCCCAGCTCAAATCCCGGGGCATCCCCGTCCTGGGCACTGATATCCGTGAGCTTCCGCCCAAGGCCGGCATCACCGTGGTGCCGGTGCCGCCGGCAAGCGACCCGGAGATGGTCTCGGCGCTCCGCCGCCTCGTCACCCGGGAGGGAATCAACGTGGTCATCCCAACCGTGAGCTCGGAACTTCCGCTTCTTGCGGCGTACCGGGCCGCATTCGGCGCCGACGTACGCGTCATCATCGGCGATCCCGGGCCGGTGTCCGTCGCCCATGACAAGCTCTTCACCGCCTGGCAGCTGCAGTCCTCAGGCATACCCGTTCCCCGCTTCGGCGTTCCCAGTGACTTCGCCGACGCGGAAGCCGCTATGGCGGCGCTGGGAGGCCCCGTCGTCGTCCGGCCCCGACTCTCCTGCGGGGCGCACGCCGCCGTGGTCATCGACGGAAGCGGGGATGTGGACTGGCGCCGGCTGCCGGACGGCCAGATGGTCCAGGAGTTCATTCCCGGTCCGGGGTACGGACCCATGGTCTTCGGTACTCCGGCGCACAACGGAAGCGCGCCGTTCGTCGTCGTCGTGGAAAAGATCGAACTGGACCGCGGCGCCGTTGGCAAGGCAGTCGTGACGCGGCGTGTGGAAGTGGACGAAGACATGGACGTGGGCAACGTGGCCATGGCGGCCGTGCGCTCGCTCGGACTGGCAGGGCCGGTCGACGTCGATGTGCGCCGCCGCGCGGACGGGACCCCGGTGGTCCTCGACGTGAACGCCCGTTTCGGCGCGAACAGCTGGCGTGCCCCGGAACTGCTCGACGCGGTGCTGGCGTCCTTCGCGCTGCCGTCGTTCAACCCGGCATCCTTCAGGGGTGCCGCCCGCGCGTACGCCGGTGCCCTGGTCTGACCCCGCGTTGCCTGTCTGTTGCGGCGGGGCTTATTCGATGGTGGCGTAGAGCGCGTTGAGCTCCGCGGTGAGTTGCTTGCGCAGCTCCGGCGTGCCGATTTCCTTGCCGTCGATGTGGTTGACGGGCGCCAGCAGGCGGATGCTGGAGATCAGCCACACGGCGTCGGCGTCGTACAGGTCGCGGGGCTCCAGCGGGCCGTAGCCCAGCTCCCAGCCGGCCGCCTTCGCCGCCGTGAACAGGGCCCCCTGCGAGGTGCCCGGCAGGATCCCGCTGTCGAGCTGGGGCGTGATGAGCCGCCGGACGGTGCGGACCCCGCCGGCCCCGTCGTCGGCGGTCTCCAGGTGCGCGAGCAGGACGGTCGACGTCGGACCCTCCAGGACCCGGCCGTCCGCCGAGGTGAAGATGACGTCGTCCGCGCCCTGGGCGTGCGCGTAGCGGAGCGCGGCCATGTTGACGGCGTAGGAGAGTGTCTTGGCGCCCATGAGCAGCCACGGCGCCCGCTCCCCGACTTCGCTGTCGTAGCCGCGGTCCAGCAGGATGACGTCGACCCCGGTCTCACGCTGGCGCCTCCCGGCCGGTCCGGGTGCGGAAGCCTGGACCCAGCAGGTGGGCCCTGCCGCACCTTCGACGCCGCGGGTCACCAGGAGCTTGACCACGAGCTCGTCGTCATCGGTGGTCCCGGCGCCGGGCACATGCTGGCGCCGGTATTCGCTGATTGCCGTCGCGATGGCCCGGCGCCAGGCGTCCTCGGCCGGGATGTCCAGGTCCAGGAGCCGGGCTGAACCGGCCAGCCGGTTCAGGTGCGCCTGGAGCTTGCGGGGCTGCCCGCCCACGGCCAGCAGCGACTCGAAAACACCGTCGCCGCGGGTGGCGCCCTGGTCCGTGGCCATCAGCTGCGGCTTAGTGGCATCGGCCAGCCGGCCGTCGTCGAACGCGGGATCGAGGAAGACCAGCACCGGGGCAGGGGCGGGGGCGGCGGCAGGAGAAGTCATGGCTTCAGCTTAGTGCGGCGGGGAACGGGGTAGGATTTGACGATTGCCCGTTCCGGAACTGTTCCGCGGGTCTGGAGCTTGAGGGGTTCGCCTGTGCTGTGGCCATTTTCGCTGGCGGAAACGCTGCCGTCCTGGGTGATCATGATTCTGACTGTGGTGGACCTGGCCATCCGGGTGCTGCCCCTCGGCATCATCCCCGGAAACCGCCGGCCCACGACGGCCATGGCCTGGCTCCTGATCATCTTCTTCGTCCCGGCCGTGGGCCTGGTCCTCTTCCTGCTCTTCGGCAACTTCCGTCTCTCCCGCAAACGCCGGGCGCAGCAGGACGCCGTGAACACCCGGGTGCGCGCGGGCACCTCGGAACTGGCGATGCTGGAAAGCACCTACGAAGGCCCGGACTGGGTGCTGTCCGCGGCGGAACTGAACAAGACCCTGGGCTCGCTGCCGATGGTGGACGGCAACCACGTGGAGCTCCTGCCCGGCTACCCGGACTCGATCAAGGCGATGGCTGCCGCCGTCCGCGAGGCAGAGTCCTTCGTCAACGCCGAGTTCTACATCCTGAGCTCGGACCACATCACGGATGACCTGCTGACCGCGATGGAGGAAGCCGCCGAACGCGGCGTCGAGGTCCGCCTCCTGTTCGACCACCTGGGGACCCTGCGCATCAAGGGCTACCGCAAGCTGATCGCCCGGCTCAAGGCCAGCAAGATCCGCTGGCGGCCCATGCTGCCGCTGCGGCCCGTGCACGGGCAGTGGCGCCGGCCGGACCTGCGCAACCACCGCAAGATCATGGTGATCGACGGCGAAGTCGCCTTCACCGGTTCGCAGAACCTGATCGAGCCCTCCTACAACAACCCGCGGCACCGCAAGATCGGCCGTGAGTGGGTCGAGCTGATGGCCTGCCTGCGCGGGCCGATCGTCACCACCCTCAACGTGGTCTTCGCCACCGACTGGCTCAACGAGACAGACGAGTCCCTCGAGGACCAGCTCGCGCACCGGCCCGAACTGCACGCCGGCAACATCACGGCCCAGGTGGTGCCCAGCGGCCCCGGCTTCATTACCGAAAACAACCTGCGGCTCTTTAACACGCTGATCTACTCCGCGCAGCGCAAGCTCTCGATCTGCAGCCCGTACTTCGTCCCGGATGATTCGCTCCTGTACGCGGTGACGACGGCGGCGCAGCGCGGCGTCGACGTCGAACTGTTCGTTTCGGAAAAGGGCGACCAGTTCCTGGTCCACCACGCCCAGCAGTCCTACTACGAGGCGCTGCTTGAGGCCGGGGTGCGGATCTACCTGTACAAGGCCCCGTTCGTGCTGCACGCCAAGCACTTCACGATCGACAACGAGGTTGCCGTGCTGGGCTCCAGCAACATGGACATGCGCTCGTTCTCGCTGAACCTCGAGGTCTCGGTGATGCTGCTGGGTGAGGACATCGTGCGGCGGATCAGCGCTGTGGAGGACACCTACCGGGACATTTCGCGTGAACTGACGCTCGAGGACTGGATGAAGCGGCCCATTGGTGTCAAATACGTGGACAACGTCGCGCGGCTGACGTCCACCCTGCAGTAGGCCGCCCGGCGGCACGGCGGCACGACGGCGGCACGACGGCATCCGGTGTGGGCGTCAGCAGACCGGGAACTCCGCGCCGAGCGCGGAGAGGACACCGAAGGCCTTGGTCCGGATCTCCTCGTACTCCTCCTGCGGCGAGGAATCCGCCGTAATCGCGCCGCCGACGCCGAGGCTCAGCCCGGTGCCGGCCCCGGCCTGGTCCGTGAGGACGAGGGTCCGGATCGCGACGGCCAGGTCGGTGGCGCCACTGAGCGAGAAATAGCCGATCGCCCCGGAGTACACACCCCGCGGTGCGCCCTCGAGCCGGTCCAGGATCGCCATGGTGCTGACCTTGGGGGCGCCGGTCATGGAACCTGCCGGGAAACAGGCCGCGACGGCCTCGGCCCTGGGCATGCCGGGCCTGAGCCGGGCATCGATGGTGCTCACCATCTGGTGGACCGTGGCATAGCTTTCGATCGCGCAGAGCCGGCTGACCGACACCGAGCCCGGCACGGCGAAATGGCTCAGATCGTTGCGCAACAGGTCCACGATCATGATGTTTTCGGCGCGGTCCTTCGGTGAGGACGCCAGCTCGTGCCGCAACTCCGCGTCCCTGGCGGGATCCGCATCCCGGTGCCGGGTGCCCTTGATGGGCTCGGCGCGCATCCCGCCGTCGGCCGTAATCTTGAGGAAGCGTTCCGGCGAGGTGCTTGCCACGGTAAGGTCCCCGAACCGCAGGTAGCTGGCGAACGGTGCGGGATTTCTCCGGCGCAGCGCCAGATAGGCCTGCCGCGGGTCCAGGGCGGCGGCGGGAAGTGCAGCCGTCAACGCCGTGGTCAGGCAGACCTCGTAGGTGTTGCCCTCGGCGATCTCGTGCTGGGCCCGGGTGATTTTGGCTTTGTAGGAGACTTCCGAGTCCCGTGCGGCGAAGTCCAGGGCGTGGCCAGGGGTATAAGGTCCGACGGCGCCGCTGGCTCTGTCCTCCCTCCCGGATGCCGCCGCCTGCCCTACGGCCGCCCCGGTCGCGGCGGCGCGGGCCGTCTCCAGCCAGTCACCGGCATCCGTGGTGTCCAGGACCAGGAGCCAGACAGTGCGCTCCACATGGTCCAGGACCACCGCGCGCCCGGCGAACAGCAGGCAGGCGTCGGGGGTTTCGGCGGTGACGTCGCTGCCCCCGGTCTCACGTTTGAGTTCGTAGCCGAGGTAGCCAAGCCAGCCCAGGGTGAACTCGCACGGGTAGGCCTCCGGGCCGCGGAGGGTGCGGTGACCCCAGACTCCATCAAGCCAGCGGAAGAACGGCCCCTCGGTGGTGACGCTGGCGTTGCCAACGCTCACCCGGGTTGTCCCTGAACTGTGCCGGACCGACTGGCCGTGCGCGCCGCCGTCGTCCGCCAGGATGCTGAAGCGGCTGCGTTCCGCCGCCGCGCTGCCGTCGGGCGCCAGGGAGGAATCGAGCCAGACGGCATTGGCCGAGCGGCCGAACAGGGACTCGAACAGCAGGGCCGGGTCCGGGTCGGCGTCGATCCGTTCGGCGCGGAGCTGAAGGCCGCGGCGGGCGCCAAGTTCGGGGAGCAGCACCGGGGCCAGCGCTGGCAGGTATTGGAGGGCCTGCAGCACTTCCGCCGGGGCGGCGCCGTCGGCAAGGTTGAGCACCCGGATATCGGCGCGGGCCGGAACGTCGTCCCCGGCCAGCCATGCCTCCTCCTGGGCGGCCCACTCATCCCAGTAGGGTTCGTAGCTTGCGCCATCGCGGGCCAGGGCCCTGCTGCGCCGGTCCTGCTCGGGCGAATCCGTCCAGATCGCCGCGGCCAGGAAGGGGAGGGCGGCCTCCGCTGCAGCACCCACCCCTTCCACCAGGACGATTTCGGCGGGCTGGGTGGTGCGGGTGTCGCCGTCGTAATGCGCGGCCCAGTCCCAGCTGACCCATTCGGCGGGATCGCCGCGGTGCAGCGGGGCCAGCACGGCGGAGACGTAGCGCTCAATGCCGGGCGTGAGCCCGTTCCAGCCGGGGTAGATGTCTTCAAGATGGAAGAGGGAGACCTTGTGGTGTTCGCGGAGCCGTGCCGCCAGTTCGATCGCCAGGGTGGTCTTGCCGGCGCCGGATCGTCCGTCGATGGCGATGATGACGGGTGCGGGACTCATGAAATAGAGCGTACCCGCTGCTGTGCATTGGGTTGATCGCTGCCCGGCTGCTGCCCGCCCGGCCCTTGACGCCGGGCGAGCTCCGCCCGGATATGCGCCACGATACCGGGGAGCGCGGCGTTGATCAGGTTCCAGGTGAGGTCGAAGTCCGCGTGGCCGCCGTACCAGGGGTCTTCGATGCCCTGGTCGAGGGGGTCCCTGCCCGCGACGGCCGGATCAAAGCTGCGCAGCATCCGGATCTTGGACAGGGACTCGCGGTCCGGCGCCGCCTGCTGCAGCCAGCCGAAATGGTCGACGTCCAGGGCGAGGATGAGGTCGCGGGTTGCGAACCACTGTGCCCGCCATTCGCGTGCCACGTGACGCTCCGAGGTGATGCTGTGGGCGGTGAGCTTGCGGGCGGCCCGCGGGTCAATCGGACGGCCGACCTCGTAGGCCGTGGTTCCGGCGGAATCCACCACCGCGCCGGTCAGCCCGTCCGCGGCGATGGCCTCCGCCAGCATCAATTCGGCCATCGGCGACCGGCAGATGTTCCCGGTGCAGACCGCGATGATCCGGTACTGGCTCGACGTTGAGGTCATAGTGCAAGCATGGATCATGCGGGTCCGCTTGGCTAGTTTCCGGGCAGCGGATGTTACAGGGCTTGTCATGCTTGTATCAATTGCTGTCATGACGGCCGGCCGGGGCCTTTGCCCCTAACCGGGGGCCAGCGAAGGCAGAAATATGTCCCCATGGCGCTGGAAAGGAACGTACCGCCTCCGGTCCCGGCGGCCAGCACGGCGGCGCAGTCGTCGGATGGGGCCCCGAACGCTCCGAAGCGGAACCGCCGATACGTGTTCAGATTGTTCCCGCTGGCGGCCATGGGCGCGGTCGCTGCGCTCGTCGGTGCCGGCGCCGCGCTGCTTGTGGCGCGTGCTTCGGGCTGGGGCACCGAAACCGTGGTCAAGCAGTATTTGACCGCCGGCGGAGCGGTTTCGGACCACCCCCTGGATATCAAGGCCCTGCGGGCCGCGGCACTCCCCGCCGTGGTCTCCGTGCAATCCACAACCGCCCAGTCGAACGCCTTCCTGGACCCCGCCGGCGGCACCCGGGTGACGGCCCAAGGTACGGGCATAGTGATTGGCAGCACGGGTGAGATCATTACCAACGCACATCTGGTCAGGGGAGTGGTCAGCGGAGGGTCGACCGTAACCGTGACGTTCCAGGACAGTAGCCAGCATTCCGCCCGGATCGTCGGCTCGGACTGTGACCACGATCTGGCCCTGTTGCAGGTCGACGGCGTGAAGAACCTGCCCGTGCTGGAGCTGGGGGACTCGGGGTCCGCGGCGCCCGGTGATGGTGTCATCGCAATCGGATACGCCTTGGACCTGGACGGCGGTCCGAGCGTCACCACCGGAATCATCTCGGCCACCGGACGGACTTCCATTGCGGATACGGGTTTCGGCACCAGTTGCAGGCTGGCCGAGATGCTCCAGACCGATGCTCCCACCAGCTCGGGCGACTCCGGTGGCCCTTTGCTCGATACGGGCGGCCACGTGATCGGCATCAACACCATGGTTGCCGCGTCCACCTCACAAACCTCGGTGAACGGGATCAGTTTTGCCATTGGGGCCGACACCGTCAAATCCCTGCTCCCCAGCCTTCGCGCCGGCGGCGCAGGCGGCTGAAACCGCAATATTTGAACTAGCGTTCCACGGGATTCCCGGACCAGACGGCCTTGCGGAGAATGGACCGCAGGGACGCCACCTCCTCGCCGGTAAGCATGACCAGCTGTCGCGACTCGGCGGCCTGAGTTGCCTTCTGGGCGGCAGTATGGAGGGTGCGGCCGGCCTTTGTGGCGGACACCAGTTTCTGCCGCCGGTCAGAGGGCCCCGGCTTTCTTTCCACCAGGCCGCGCTGTTCCAGCTCATCAATGAGGGCCACGATCTGGCTGGGATCCAGGCTGAGGAACTCGGCCAGTTCGCGTTGGGTTGGTCCCAGATTGCCGCAGGCCAGCGCAAGCACGGAGTAGGACCGCTCCTTCAGCCCGAACTCTGCAAGGGCGGCGTTGTTCAGCACGCTGCCGGCGGCGTGCAGCTTGGCCAGCAGGAAGCCGATGTCAGTGCTGATGCTTGATTCCGCCAGCCGGGTGGAAACCTCGCCGGAGCTTTCGGCGGCGTCGTGTACCTGTTGTGTCATGGTGCCTTTCGGGCGGGTAGCCGGCCGGGTCGTTGAATTATTCAATGATCCCACGTGCACCGCGTTCCCGGTAGCTCTGTGCCTGGACGATGAACCATTCCATCGCCTCCGGGTTGGCAAGGGCCCGCACGCTGACCGCATCCCGGGGCGCCAGCCCGGTGAAGAGCTTCTTGATGGGCACCTCAACCCGCTTCATGGAGTGGGTGACGGGAATTGCCGGTGCCTGGATGATTTCGTCCGGAACATGGCGTGCCGAGGAACGCGCGCGGATCGCCGACCGGATGCGGTCCCGCAGGGGGTCGTCCAGGGCTGCGCCCGGGGCGAGCACCACGAACAGCGGCATGTAGTAGCCACCGTCCGGTTGCTCGGCGCCGACGACAAGGGAATCTGTAATTTCCGGAATGCCGGCAAGGGCTGCGTAAATGTCCGAGGTGCCCAGCCGCACACCGCCACGGTTTAGGGTGGCGTCGGACCGGCCATGGACGACGAACGAGCCCCGCGGGGTTTCGGTGATCCAGTCACCGTGCGTCCACACTCCGGGAAACTTGGCGAAATAGGAGTCGAAGTAGCGTGATCCGTCCGGGTCGCCCCAGAAGTAGATCGGCATGGACGGCATTGGCCGTGTGATGACCATTTCGCCGATGCCGCCGATCACCCCTTGCCCGGTGTCGGCCCAGGACTCGACGGAGACCCCCAGCAGAGGGCCCTGGAGTTCTCCCAGGCGGACTGGTTCCAGGGGATTTGAGCCGATGAAGCCGGAACAGATATCAGTGCCGCCGGAGTCGGAGCCGAGGTGCACATCGGCCTTGACGTGTTCGTGGACCCACCGCCAGGTGGAGTCCGGCAGAGGTGAACCGGTGGACATGATGAAGCGGAGCTTCGCCAGGTTCCAGTCCAGCCCCGGCTCCAGCCCGGACTTTT
This DNA window, taken from Pseudarthrobacter sp. ATCC 49987, encodes the following:
- a CDS encoding low molecular weight protein-tyrosine-phosphatase, with product MTSTSSQYRIIAVCTGNICRSPMAELMLAEAIAADGLTGAVVDSAGTTAYEVGRPIDPRAARKLTAHSITSERHVAREWRAQWFATRDLILALDVDHFGWLQQAAPDRESLSKIRMLRSFDPAVAGRDPLDQGIEDPWYGGHADFDLTWNLINAALPGIVAHIRAELARRQGPGGQQPGSDQPNAQQRVRSIS
- a CDS encoding S1C family serine protease is translated as MFRLFPLAAMGAVAALVGAGAALLVARASGWGTETVVKQYLTAGGAVSDHPLDIKALRAAALPAVVSVQSTTAQSNAFLDPAGGTRVTAQGTGIVIGSTGEIITNAHLVRGVVSGGSTVTVTFQDSSQHSARIVGSDCDHDLALLQVDGVKNLPVLELGDSGSAAPGDGVIAIGYALDLDGGPSVTTGIISATGRTSIADTGFGTSCRLAEMLQTDAPTSSGDSGGPLLDTGGHVIGINTMVAASTSQTSVNGISFAIGADTVKSLLPSLRAGGAGG
- a CDS encoding ATP-grasp domain-containing protein, producing the protein MKPRVLLTGAGGSAGRALAAQLKSRGIPVLGTDIRELPPKAGITVVPVPPASDPEMVSALRRLVTREGINVVIPTVSSELPLLAAYRAAFGADVRVIIGDPGPVSVAHDKLFTAWQLQSSGIPVPRFGVPSDFADAEAAMAALGGPVVVRPRLSCGAHAAVVIDGSGDVDWRRLPDGQMVQEFIPGPGYGPMVFGTPAHNGSAPFVVVVEKIELDRGAVGKAVVTRRVEVDEDMDVGNVAMAAVRSLGLAGPVDVDVRRRADGTPVVLDVNARFGANSWRAPELLDAVLASFALPSFNPASFRGAARAYAGALV
- a CDS encoding MarR family winged helix-turn-helix transcriptional regulator; protein product: MTQQVHDAAESSGEVSTRLAESSISTDIGFLLAKLHAAGSVLNNAALAEFGLKERSYSVLALACGNLGPTQRELAEFLSLDPSQIVALIDELEQRGLVERKPGPSDRRQKLVSATKAGRTLHTAAQKATQAAESRQLVMLTGEEVASLRSILRKAVWSGNPVER
- a CDS encoding O-succinylhomoserine sulfhydrylase, yielding MTFNPDAAGWSADTQAVRGGLDRTGFQETTEPIFLNSGFVYESAAAAERAFTGEDERFVYSRYGNPSVATFQERLRLLEGTEACFATASGMSAVFTALGALLAAGDRIVAARSLFGSCFVILNEILPRWGVETVFVDGPDLEQWRSALSEPTTAVFFESPSNPMQEIVDIAAVSELAHAAGATVVVDNVFATPLLQRCGELGADVIVYSGTKHIDGQGRVLGGAILGTKEFIEGPVKQLMRHTGPALSAFNAWVLTKGLETMALRVNHSSSSALRLAEWLQEQPAVSWVKYPLLPSHPQYELAARQMKAGGTVLTFELSPSAGRSAKEAAFALLDGLRIIDISNNLGDSKSLITHPATTTHRAMGPEGRAAIGLSDGVVRLSVGLEDVGDLVRDLGQALKQV
- the cls gene encoding cardiolipin synthase encodes the protein MILTVVDLAIRVLPLGIIPGNRRPTTAMAWLLIIFFVPAVGLVLFLLFGNFRLSRKRRAQQDAVNTRVRAGTSELAMLESTYEGPDWVLSAAELNKTLGSLPMVDGNHVELLPGYPDSIKAMAAAVREAESFVNAEFYILSSDHITDDLLTAMEEAAERGVEVRLLFDHLGTLRIKGYRKLIARLKASKIRWRPMLPLRPVHGQWRRPDLRNHRKIMVIDGEVAFTGSQNLIEPSYNNPRHRKIGREWVELMACLRGPIVTTLNVVFATDWLNETDESLEDQLAHRPELHAGNITAQVVPSGPGFITENNLRLFNTLIYSAQRKLSICSPYFVPDDSLLYAVTTAAQRGVDVELFVSEKGDQFLVHHAQQSYYEALLEAGVRIYLYKAPFVLHAKHFTIDNEVAVLGSSNMDMRSFSLNLEVSVMLLGEDIVRRISAVEDTYRDISRELTLEDWMKRPIGVKYVDNVARLTSTLQ
- a CDS encoding DUF1737 domain-containing protein, producing MPDASAPAVPTTAPAPAPAVPGTAEEKLAYRLFTGPDDRAFCERVSAALAEGYVLHGSPAATFNGSSVIVAQAVVLPAAIASADAAVANAVDDLEFDGEGHA
- a CDS encoding rhodanese-like domain-containing protein; the encoded protein is MSYAGDLSPQEAWAKLEDGALLVDVRTEAEWAHIGIPDTAAAGERRNDPLFIQWNLAGGIPNSQFIEQLTRQLKQQAPEGRGTELVFLCRSGARSVAAALAATEAGFTSYNVLEGFEGAPDRHGERTVNGWKNRGLPTNLGKH
- the pabB gene encoding aminodeoxychorismate synthase component I; the encoded protein is MSPAPVIIAIDGRSGAGKTTLAIELAARLREHHKVSLFHLEDIYPGWNGLTPGIERYVSAVLAPLHRGDPAEWVSWDWAAHYDGDTRTTQPAEIVLVEGVGAAAEAALPFLAAAIWTDSPEQDRRSRALARDGASYEPYWDEWAAQEEAWLAGDDVPARADIRVLNLADGAAPAEVLQALQYLPALAPVLLPELGARRGLQLRAERIDADPDPALLFESLFGRSANAVWLDSSLAPDGSAAAERSRFSILADDGGAHGQSVRHSSGTTRVSVGNASVTTEGPFFRWLDGVWGHRTLRGPEAYPCEFTLGWLGYLGYELKRETGGSDVTAETPDACLLFAGRAVVLDHVERTVWLLVLDTTDAGDWLETARAAATGAAVGQAAASGREDRASGAVGPYTPGHALDFAARDSEVSYKAKITRAQHEIAEGNTYEVCLTTALTAALPAAALDPRQAYLALRRRNPAPFASYLRFGDLTVASTSPERFLKITADGGMRAEPIKGTRHRDADPARDAELRHELASSPKDRAENIMIVDLLRNDLSHFAVPGSVSVSRLCAIESYATVHQMVSTIDARLRPGMPRAEAVAACFPAGSMTGAPKVSTMAILDRLEGAPRGVYSGAIGYFSLSGATDLAVAIRTLVLTDQAGAGTGLSLGVGGAITADSSPQEEYEEIRTKAFGVLSALGAEFPVC
- a CDS encoding aminodeoxychorismate lyase, which codes for MTSPAAAPAPAPVLVFLDPAFDDGRLADATKPQLMATDQGATRGDGVFESLLAVGGQPRKLQAHLNRLAGSARLLDLDIPAEDAWRRAIATAISEYRRQHVPGAGTTDDDELVVKLLVTRGVEGAAGPTCWVQASAPGPAGRRQRETGVDVILLDRGYDSEVGERAPWLLMGAKTLSYAVNMAALRYAHAQGADDVIFTSADGRVLEGPTSTVLLAHLETADDGAGGVRTVRRLITPQLDSGILPGTSQGALFTAAKAAGWELGYGPLEPRDLYDADAVWLISSIRLLAPVNHIDGKEIGTPELRKQLTAELNALYATIE